One Rhizobium sp. NXC14 DNA window includes the following coding sequences:
- a CDS encoding polysaccharide pyruvyl transferase family protein, with translation MNHLGEVVLQRQRQKLFEIVRKFVKPGQPYIIMDFPSTTDPGHYASWLGLLEVLKKVTGRMPVLTCSASQNIDEIKATPGDAPIFICGWSHFGDLQAGRDDIRCRLMWKYPDRTIIQMPQSIHFANEALKDYAKRTIARHRNFFLMTRDDQSFELARANFDCDVESGPDTAFGIETLKPFEADPLRVLYVMQPLEDDVDIAGARAIVDGPLTNWINGPGRLSRMRMSSVVSAALRYGFSRSAMMVQHREEVAARYVDYGVRILSGAQRIITNHLHGHILCLLLNKPHIAVARDGSRLHAFISSQTGDSPLVEKATNASEIFAAMSRLPYEIGGTWYKSSRPMNLSPSIPTPDLVPQPSTV, from the coding sequence ATGAATCATCTTGGTGAAGTCGTTCTGCAAAGACAAAGACAAAAATTATTTGAGATAGTAAGGAAATTTGTAAAACCTGGACAGCCATACATAATAATGGACTTTCCATCAACAACGGATCCGGGACACTATGCAAGTTGGCTCGGTCTTCTGGAAGTATTGAAAAAAGTAACGGGCCGAATGCCTGTCCTTACGTGTAGCGCATCTCAGAATATAGACGAGATAAAAGCAACGCCGGGCGACGCTCCCATCTTCATTTGCGGCTGGAGCCATTTTGGCGATTTGCAGGCCGGCAGGGATGATATTCGTTGCCGTTTGATGTGGAAATATCCGGATCGGACAATCATCCAGATGCCGCAATCGATTCACTTCGCAAACGAGGCGCTCAAGGATTACGCCAAGCGCACGATTGCACGGCATCGCAACTTTTTTCTCATGACGCGGGATGACCAGAGCTTTGAGCTGGCAAGAGCAAACTTTGATTGCGACGTCGAGTCTGGCCCGGACACGGCATTCGGTATCGAGACGCTCAAACCCTTCGAAGCTGATCCCCTTAGAGTGCTGTATGTGATGCAGCCTCTTGAGGACGATGTCGATATCGCCGGGGCGCGAGCGATAGTTGACGGCCCACTGACAAACTGGATCAACGGTCCAGGTCGTTTGTCGCGCATGCGCATGTCGAGTGTGGTCAGCGCAGCGCTGCGATATGGCTTCAGCCGCTCAGCGATGATGGTCCAGCATCGCGAGGAGGTCGCTGCCCGTTATGTAGATTATGGCGTGAGGATTCTGTCCGGCGCGCAACGGATAATTACCAACCATTTACACGGTCATATTCTCTGTCTCTTGCTCAATAAGCCGCATATCGCGGTCGCGAGAGACGGAAGCCGTCTGCACGCTTTCATCAGTAGCCAGACCGGCGACAGCCCCCTGGTCGAGAAAGCGACGAATGCGAGCGAGATTTTCGCAGCAATGTCTCGCCTGCCCTATGAGATCGGGGGAACCTGGTACAAGTCGAGCCGACCCATGAATCTGAGTCCCAGCATTCCCACCCCCGATCTAGTCCCTCAACCTTCCACAGTCTGA
- a CDS encoding protein psiB, whose product MRSFVYLLDPETAIFRDAELRDQNSISSIADLIGSDVVQVIRFDEMHSLFVEEEALRAGFTAFTIFDGHATPLAGKIALLGGDGRQPYRSPSITMVEAARRFQCCRPVLDPVFAPVDRMAPKGLILAGALESLQVRIDRRTPLLLGDGAHSEYEDRGE is encoded by the coding sequence ATGAGAAGTTTCGTTTATTTATTGGACCCTGAAACCGCCATTTTTCGTGACGCCGAGCTTCGTGATCAAAACAGCATTTCGTCGATCGCCGACTTAATTGGCAGCGACGTGGTTCAGGTGATTCGCTTCGACGAAATGCACTCGCTATTTGTTGAGGAAGAGGCTTTAAGAGCTGGGTTTACCGCCTTTACGATCTTCGACGGGCACGCAACGCCTCTCGCCGGGAAGATAGCTCTCTTAGGAGGCGATGGTCGTCAGCCTTATCGTTCTCCATCCATAACGATGGTGGAAGCGGCGCGACGTTTCCAATGCTGTCGGCCAGTGCTTGATCCTGTTTTTGCTCCGGTTGACCGAATGGCGCCGAAGGGTCTCATTCTTGCAGGAGCGCTGGAAAGCCTGCAAGTGCGTATTGATCGCCGCACCCCACTGCTTCTTGGGGACGGCGCACATAGTGAATATGAGGATCGAGGAGAATAA
- a CDS encoding lipopolysaccharide biosynthesis protein, with protein MSVLQDDDILFSHVSENRSTAAVKGAFWSAVSTLIPTVLTFAVFVVTSRVLQPRDFGLVALAFSIVSFAASFGPTAFGEAIIQRAEIRRSHLDTIFLLSLVFSFLVYGALCLAASSIAAYVGHQEVIYLIYIMGLKVFFDFTAVVPNAIVNRKMSFHLVAVRTVIATITSACICLVLVLAGFGLWGLAIAQIAATAASCGAAFWGAGWFPGLNIKRASLDDLLHYGFFASGTRFLQTMSLDNLLIGVLLSPSALGIYNFSKRLFDMINNVIAGGLTSVTHVLLSSLRADPKKVREAFLMATFGCALVSYPVFIGLAAVADDAITTIFGAHWIEAVWPVRFYCVIGLMAGIGYVQASLIKSQGEMDWWFYYQLARNLLTLVTIAVLYPYGVTTIVFAIMMEVLLFWPITSWKVSQHIELSIPAYLAQFLRPTVASAAMVAVLLLLHELLRHWSPYPRLAIEVLGGGIAYCSLIFVLCRARLDVLIGSIKQARQRKADRGAVATPV; from the coding sequence TTGTCGGTTTTGCAAGACGACGATATTCTCTTCAGCCATGTCAGTGAGAACCGGTCCACGGCAGCCGTCAAGGGTGCCTTCTGGTCGGCAGTAAGTACCCTTATTCCGACGGTCCTCACCTTCGCTGTTTTTGTGGTCACTTCCCGCGTTCTCCAGCCTCGGGACTTCGGTCTTGTCGCGCTGGCATTCAGCATCGTCTCGTTTGCAGCCAGTTTTGGACCGACTGCATTTGGCGAGGCGATCATCCAGAGAGCCGAGATAAGGCGGAGCCATCTCGACACGATATTCCTGCTTTCGCTGGTTTTTTCGTTTTTGGTTTACGGCGCTTTATGTCTAGCCGCTTCGTCGATCGCGGCCTACGTCGGGCATCAGGAAGTCATCTATCTCATCTACATCATGGGATTGAAGGTATTCTTCGATTTCACGGCCGTCGTTCCGAACGCGATTGTGAACAGGAAGATGTCGTTCCATTTGGTTGCCGTCCGTACAGTTATCGCGACCATTACGTCCGCTTGCATCTGCCTTGTTCTGGTTCTCGCAGGTTTCGGCTTGTGGGGGCTTGCGATTGCACAGATCGCCGCCACGGCAGCATCGTGCGGCGCCGCATTCTGGGGTGCGGGTTGGTTTCCGGGATTGAACATCAAGAGAGCAAGCCTCGACGATCTGCTTCACTATGGTTTCTTTGCATCCGGCACCCGCTTCTTACAGACGATGAGCTTGGACAACTTGCTCATCGGCGTGCTCTTGAGCCCATCTGCGCTCGGGATCTATAACTTTTCAAAACGTCTGTTTGACATGATCAACAACGTCATCGCCGGCGGCCTGACGTCGGTGACGCATGTGCTGCTTTCTTCATTGCGGGCCGATCCGAAGAAGGTCCGGGAAGCATTCCTGATGGCGACGTTTGGTTGTGCTCTGGTTTCGTACCCCGTATTCATCGGCCTCGCGGCGGTTGCGGATGATGCGATCACGACCATTTTCGGTGCGCACTGGATCGAGGCCGTTTGGCCGGTGCGATTCTACTGCGTTATCGGGTTGATGGCTGGGATCGGCTACGTACAGGCATCCTTGATAAAGAGCCAGGGAGAGATGGATTGGTGGTTTTACTACCAGCTGGCACGCAATCTCCTCACGCTCGTGACCATCGCAGTTCTCTACCCTTATGGCGTGACGACGATCGTCTTTGCCATCATGATGGAAGTTTTGTTGTTTTGGCCGATCACGAGCTGGAAGGTGTCGCAACATATAGAGCTGAGCATCCCGGCATATTTGGCGCAGTTCCTGCGGCCTACCGTGGCTAGTGCAGCGATGGTGGCAGTCCTTTTGCTCCTCCACGAACTGCTGCGTCATTGGTCGCCGTACCCACGTCTGGCCATAGAAGTCCTGGGAGGTGGCATCGCTTACTGCAGCTTGATATTCGTTCTGTGCAGAGCTCGTTTGGATGTCTTGATCGGCAGCATCAAGCAAGCTCGGCAACGCAAGGCCGATAGAGGCGCAGTGGCGACCCCTGTGTGA
- a CDS encoding LysR family transcriptional regulator, which produces MRFKGLDLNLLVVLDALMTERNLTAAARSINLSQPAMSAAVARLRTYFRDDLFTRAGRELVPSPRAEELAPAVREALQNIQLSIISWEPFDPAKSDRTFRIIVSDYVTLVFFERVIERVAREAPAVSFDFLSLSDDYDELLRRGEIDFLIMPDVFMSKNPHTALFEDRFVCVGCCTNKQLSQPLTLEQYISMGHVAFKFGNLRKPTIEEWWLAEHGLNRRIEVVVQGFSMIPSVVSGTERLGTIPLRLAQHFARTIPLKIVELPVPFPVLTEAIQWPVLHNCHPASVWMREILMQEASRMISPDVTAKPLNWTSAGSDLLTIYPRTSSELAAR; this is translated from the coding sequence ATGCGGTTCAAGGGCCTTGACCTAAATCTCCTCGTCGTTCTCGACGCTTTGATGACCGAGCGTAACCTCACGGCGGCGGCGCGCAGCATCAATTTAAGCCAGCCGGCCATGAGCGCCGCTGTTGCTCGGTTGCGCACCTATTTCCGCGACGATCTCTTTACGAGGGCTGGCCGCGAACTTGTTCCGTCGCCGCGTGCGGAAGAGCTCGCGCCCGCAGTGCGCGAGGCTTTGCAGAACATCCAGCTCTCCATCATTTCCTGGGAGCCGTTTGACCCTGCCAAATCAGATCGCACATTCAGGATCATCGTTTCCGACTATGTCACCCTCGTATTTTTTGAAAGGGTGATAGAGCGTGTGGCGCGGGAGGCTCCCGCCGTCAGCTTCGATTTCCTGTCTCTCTCAGATGATTACGACGAGCTGCTCCGCCGCGGCGAAATCGATTTTCTAATCATGCCGGATGTGTTCATGTCGAAGAATCCTCACACGGCGTTGTTCGAGGATAGATTCGTATGCGTGGGCTGCTGCACGAACAAACAGCTTTCACAACCGCTTACATTGGAGCAGTACATTTCAATGGGGCACGTTGCGTTCAAGTTCGGAAATTTGCGAAAGCCGACCATCGAGGAATGGTGGTTGGCCGAGCACGGTTTGAATAGACGTATCGAGGTCGTCGTGCAGGGCTTCAGCATGATCCCATCCGTGGTATCAGGTACAGAACGTTTAGGAACGATACCCTTACGGCTGGCGCAGCATTTCGCAAGAACAATACCTCTGAAGATTGTCGAGCTTCCTGTGCCATTTCCTGTACTCACCGAGGCCATTCAATGGCCTGTCCTTCACAATTGTCACCCGGCTAGCGTCTGGATGCGGGAGATTTTGATGCAGGAGGCGTCTCGTATGATCTCGCCAGATGTCACGGCCAAGCCCCTCAACTGGACCAGCGCAGGTTCTGACCTGCTCACCATCTATCCGCGGACTTCATCAGAGTTGGCCGCGCGTTAG